The Camarhynchus parvulus chromosome 22, STF_HiC, whole genome shotgun sequence genome includes the window gctcagcagcagcctgtctGCCCCCCTCCTTGGCATTGGCACTGTGTGCACAGGGTGAGCAGAGCCCCTTCCCCAGTCACAGGCTCCAGAACACCCGAAGGGTCTCCTTCAAGGAGCCATGAAGAGCCCCCTCCTCACCTCAGCCCACTCCTCTTGCTGCCCTTTTCTCTCCACACCCCAGAAGGTGAAGGGCTGAGGCCACAGAGACCCCAGGGTTTCTGCCCTGCACgttgctgtgcccagcagcagccaaagggtTCCTCAGGCACGAGGCACTTGCACAGCCTCCTGGCCCCACCTGGCACGGTGTTCTGTGCCCCAGAGGCCCTGCTTCCTGGGTGTCCACACCCAAAAATCCTCCTCTCAGAGACCTCACCTGCCCAGACGATCTCTAAGGTACAgaccagagctgccccagcctgagcacacctggctggagcacctgggagaGACACGAGAGCTGGAGGGAGAAACACATGAAGGTGAGACATTCACCATCATGCACAGGCTTCCAGGactgcccttcccagcctcctgcaccACCTCCAGCCCATACTTGGAGTAAGAGAAGGGACTCACAAGACAGGGGGATGAGAGCTTCCCCCCAGTTCACACTGGGAGAAagcaaggagcagagggaagccAGGAACCAAAGTCATAAAGCACAAGCACAGGCCGGGCTGCGCAGTGCCACACGTGGGCTGCCAGGCtctattttaaatgctgtgtgGCAAATATATGCAGGATGGAATCCaagctgggggaaggggagggtgctgggcagcagaggtgtTCAAAATTAGGAGCTGAGCTCAGGCAAGGATGGCTTCTGGGAGCAGATGGGGGaagagccagagctgggactgtGCAGCTGCAAGGCGAGGAAGAGCAGCCCCATGGTGAGGTGTGAggagggctgtgccctgctgccctcctggcaAGGCAGGGATAGCAAGAGAGCTGCCACAACTGGGGCAGCTGCAAGAGGAGCCTGGCTTCTTCTGTGGCACAGAGACCTCTGTCCCCTtggcccagctcctggcacaaaTGTCACCCCAAAGACACCTCAGTCCTCAGTGTATTtacaccagctgctgctgggtgatCTGGCACAGCAACATGCAGCAAAAAGGAATTGATTCACCTGCCTTTCACAAGTGAGGGAGTTCGGGAGACCTGGACAAGCCCCAGACTGAGCCCTGAAAACCTCCACACCTGCAAAACTGGCTTGATTCATCTGGATCGACCCTGAAAAAGCTGCTACCACCTCGCTGTGCTTCATAAGATGTTCCCAACCAACAGCCCAGCACCCGGGCGCAGCGCGAGGCTCTGATGGGAGCTGGCAGATCTGGGATGGTACCTGCCCTACATTTCCAGAGCCGTCAGGTTGACAGAATGAGCAAGTTTTTATATAGCTTCTAGTGGCAGCGGTTTTCTTCACCAGCGGCTGGAGGGGcggggggaaggaagggagatggaaaatatttttgtttaagcTCTTTTCTGCATTCCTGTTGCCAGAGTTGTGCATTACTCATGCGCCCCTCGTAGCCAGGCTGGTAGCTCTGGGTTTTGCTCAGAAGGAAGGGGCTGTGGAGAATTAAGCAGTTGGTTAAATTATTAATAGTCTGTCGGGGGGTGCCCGCCCGGCCCCCAGTGCCTTTCCGGGGGCTCCAGTGCCCCCCAGAGGCATCGAAACCAACTACAGCGGGACAAACCGCGGgctcccctgccctccttcagccCGCACAcaccccctgctcctggcctggaaACCACGAGACTCCTGCAACTGGCACAGGGCCACCTGCACCTGGTCTCACCCACCACGGGTTTAAACTGGGAGGGCACCAAGGGGGCTGCAGGTGTTCCACCCCACCAGCGAgtttggggtggtgggagcagcaggagaagagggagaagagcCCATTGGGGAGGGCAGAAGTTGCAGTGGCAGCTCTACGCAGCAGAAGGCACCTTCTATTCATGGCAACACCCAGGGGAGAGCTGCCACGCAGGGCTTGGTGCTCAATGCCACAACTGCAGGCTGCAGAACAGCACCTGAGTGTGAGGTCTGACAGGGgccaagctgcagcagtgccaggacacaCGCAGAGGGTGGCGCTTGCAAGGGTTGAGTTTTAACCAGGCTCTCACCAGACACAGCGGAAACCATCCCTCTTGGCTCCACCACACTCGCTGTCAGACCAATCCTGCTCTCACACGAGCCCCCACCTTCCTTCCTGATCCCTCCAgtttccttcctgcagccctgacaTTTGTTTCAGGCAGCTGAACTCTCCTCACACCAGCTGATGCCCCACAGCCAAAGCCCTGAGGTGAAACTTCTTGGGGCAAACCACAGCAAACGTGGCctgaacagggacaggagcaacTGGcactcagcccagcccagctccctctgctcacagcttCACTGGGCCTCCaatctctccctctcttctccacTGGGAGAAAGCtgggctggacacacccaggTCTCTGCTGTGCACTCTGGCAGGGATTTCTTTGACTTGCTAATTttgcccagggaatggggtcAGACTGGCAGCCCCAGAGAAAATCCACCTTTACCAAGAGAGCTCCAGCGCAGGCATTGCAGACGATTTCATTTTTGGCTTCTGGCTTATCTTTACCCCGTGGGATGCACATCAGTTATACCCAagccctttctcctcctccactggGCCATGTGACTCAGCAACCATCTTGCCtgtcccctttccccctccctgtAGTGGCCACTCCAAGACTCTTCCTCaacacagccagagctcaggCTCTTCTCCAACACGGCTCCAGCCAAGGCTGCAGAACCTGACTCCACATGCAATCATGGAataccctgagctggaaggcacccacaaggatcactgagtccaactccttGCACAGGACAACCTCAACAATGCCACCATTTTCccgagagcattgtccaaatgctccttgagcTCTGGCAACCTTGAACACAGAGCCTGAGTGCCCAGCCATCTCTTGGCAGAAGAACCAAACCTCTCCACTCCTGCCACTTATCATTCCACTGCTCCCAAGATTTTGTTCCTCAGACTGTCCCTTCCATATTCAAAGGCATATGGAATATGCCCCAAAGTCTGAGCTCTGAATTCTCCATCCCCTTACAGGATTCGGGGGTCCTCCAGTGGTCCACTCCTTTTTGGCAGCTTGCTCCAAAActggctgggaggagggacccccagcccaggcttCCCTCCTCACCAAGtaccaggggacagcagggacgAGGCACAGCAAAGCCCCACACGCGGTCAGGACCATTGTGGCGATCAGAGATGGCACAGCCACCACACGGGTCTGACCACAGAACCCACCAcgcaggggaggaggagatggagtCTGCACAGCCAGCTCACAGCATCACCCCTGACCTGGTCAGCAAAGAAACACAGCAGTCTGAGCCTCAGTGAGGCACGAGGGCCctgaggaagggctgggcagctctgacTTGGCTCAGGGTCAGGGTGATGCCAGGGAAGGATGAGTGGAGCCTGTACAGGACCTGCATTCAGGTTCAGAGGGGCCGTGCTGGCTCTCCACAACCCACAGcttgctgctcagcagagccagaCTGGGAGCGTCCCAGAACCTGTGGAAGGACTGTGACACAAAGACATTTCTGCACAAATGGAagctgcctggcactgctggaaagCCACCAAGCTGAAGAGAAAACTCTGCAGCACTTGCTTCATCTTCAAagctggccctgctctgagccaagGGCTGGGCCAGAGACCTCCAGAGGtctctggtgctgcagctgccaggcctGCCAACAGGTAACTCCCAGGTACTGCAGGTCTCTGTGCCAGGCCTGCCAGCCCCAACCTGCAGGTACTGCAGGTGTCTGTGCACATGCACAGGTATTGCAGGAGTCTGTGCACACTCCAGCACCAACTCACAGGTACTGCAGGTATCCGTGCACACTCTCAGGTACTGCAGGCACCTGTGCACACTCCCATATGGCTTCTGGGATGTCTCCCAGCATGCCAGGAGTCCAGCACTCACAAAAAGGATGTAAGACTTCCTCGTGAGCCTTAGCAGGTGCCAGAAAAGGGACAGTGCACACCATAACCAGTTTGTGGAGGAGCTGCATGGCCCAGCCCAGCTTTGTGGGGCCAGGTACAGGATATGCCACCtcccctgctcagagcagagtgggaaaCCCTGAACCACCCACAGCGCAACAACTGCTGCCCTGCTGCGGGGAGTTACACAATGCCTCCAGCCTTGGAGGCCTGCAAGGGAAATCCTCACAGCCTCCTGAAGGGCTCAGTGCCTGcagagaaaagccaaaacccaaaaagggctgtgcagggaacagtggatgctctgcccagggttCTGCCTCCCCCCACCAGCAGCATGAAGAGAGTGAGAGAGCCTTAcgtgggcagctctgctggggcagcagcccctggaggctCCACTGGCAgcgggctgggggctgcagcgccctgggctgcagctggctcctgtgtgcctgcagcttccccagcatctgctgctgggatgtgctctgtGGTCTCCACCTCGatctcctgagctgcaggacacagTTTCACCCTCTCGgcggctgcagctgcctcctcctcctcctccttcttcctcagctTGGCCTCAAGCTCGCGGCGCCTCTTCTCATCGTCCTGCCTGGCCATGCGCTCGAACACCCGGAACGCCTGGGGGGAACAgcaaacacaggcagcagcacagtgagcaAGGACAGGAGAAGCATCACACACCTGGGcatctgctccttcctgccctgcctctctCTACACCACAcacccaccctgagctgctgcagtcacCACAAAAACAGCTCATGACTCTTTGGGAAGTCCAATGGTCACGTCAAGCACGCCTCAGAAAGCCCTGGGGGCATTTTAGAATTGTTTCTTGGGTTGTGTTCTCAGAGCCAGCCTCACCCTGGCCTGGGAAGAGGGCTGGTTactccagggaaaagcagagcaatgAGATTCAGCTCTTGGCTGGGAGGGGGCTCCAAGGAAGCCTCCCCTTACCCGTATTCCAGGCTCACCCAGGGACCACTGGCAAGCCTGCACTCAGGCAAAGTCTTCAACAGGCAGGCAGGATGAGCTGACCCGGGAGAAGCTGAAGGACAGCTGAGTTGGCACTGCCTGTGCCCAGGCAAACAAGTGCAGGAGAAGATGTGATCCCAGCAGATGCAATCCTAGCCCTCAGCTggcctccagcccagcctgcccagtGCAGCTGGAGGTCAGACGTGACCCACAACTGCCCGGAGCTAACCTCGCGGCAGCCCCGATACCAACACCGCCCAGCCGGGGAGACACGGCCCGTGCGGCTCGGCCCCGCGGCAACGAGAGCACCGGCCGCCGGCAAGGCCAGGCCGCGCCAtcccccgggccccgccggtACCTGCAGGGCCATGGCCTGCGCCGCGCCGGGCGGAAAGCCCAGGCGGTCCCCAGGCCGCAAAAGGAGCCGATAGAAGTCGGTCTTGCGGTAGAGGAAGCCGAAGAGGATGCGCAAGAATTCCTCCACGTTGCCGACATGCTGCAGGATGCCCAACAGCGCCTGGTCGTACATGTCAGTGAGCGCGGCCTCCATGGCGGCCCCGGGCCCGCTGTCAGGGCAACGGGTTCGGCCGCACTTCCGGTCCGCCCGGAACTCGCCCCGCGCACATCTATTCCGGCCGCCGGGAGGCCCCTCCCGCCCGCTGAGGGTTCCAGGGCATTCCCGGCCCCCGGTGGCACCGCTGGCACCTCCTGGCGCCTCCCAGCAGCGGCAGCGGACGCCCAGACCCTGCGCCCCGTGTCCTGGTGTCCCACTGCCCGTGCCCTCCGTGTCCCCCGTGCCCCCCGGCCGCCCCCTCCCATCGCCATTCCTGGCTCtgcccgcggcggggcggggctgcagctcctgctccacgCCTGCAGGTGGCGCTCGAGCCACGCGGCCGCCGCTCGGGGGCGGGGGCAGGGCCGGGCGCGGCGCCGGAAGCGGCAGCGGCACCGGAGCTGCACCGGAAGCTGCACCGGAAGTGGCACAGGaagcggcaccgggagcggcaccgggagcaGCACCGGAAGCggcgcgggccgggcccggcggggcggtGGGAGCGGTTCCGGCGGCAGCGACTGCGTtcggggctgggggtgctcccgAGCCGTCCCCTCGCTCCGGTCCCGCTCTCTGGCCCGGTGACCCCCGCCACTGTGACCCTCGGCCCGTGGGTTCATCCAGCCGTCCACAAAGGTCCTGGGACACACCGGATCAAAGCTACCGAAACCAAAAACGGTTCCATCAGCTGCTCCCGTTGATCAGCACTGCGACTATccaataatatttattattataataaatgataattatttattatataaataaatatatttatttacttaaataAATAGAGAGACGGTGGGCTTcgtgctgctgggagccaagGTCAGCGAGTTTCCTCTCAGTTTCAATCTCAGCCCCCAAattgtgtttcttttgctttcctgagCGTGCTCCTTACTCCCCG containing:
- the NUDCD3 gene encoding LOW QUALITY PROTEIN: nudC domain-containing protein 3 (The sequence of the model RefSeq protein was modified relative to this genomic sequence to represent the inferred CDS: inserted 2 bases in 1 codon) is translated as MPWNPQRAGXGPPGGRNRCARGEFRADRKCGRTRCPDSGPGAAMEAALTDMYDQALLGILQHVGNVEEFLRILFGFLYRKTDFYRLLLRPGDRLGFPPGAAQAMALQAFRVFERMARQDDEKRRRELEAKLRKKEEEEEAAAAAERVKLCPAAQEIEVETTEHIPAADAGEAAGTQEPAAAQGAAAPSPLPVEPPGAAAPAELPTRQEQFQTNPDSYNGAVRENYTWSQDYSDLEIKVPVPKHIVKGKQVSVDISSGAIRVAVLEGSSQHVLMEGKLTHKINTESSLWSLEPGKCILISLNKGDEYWWNAILEGEEQIDIDKINKERSMATVDEEEHAVLDRLTFDYHQKLQGKPQSHELKVHEMLKKGWDTEGSPFRGQKFDPSMFNISPGAVQF